The Halarchaeum grantii nucleotide sequence TCCTCGACACCCGCGACGCCATGACCGGCGCCGACCTCGCCGCCGAGACGCCGGTCGGCCAGCGCAACAACAACGGCATCCTCCAGTACATGAACGTCACGAGCCGCGGGAACTACCTCGTCCCGCCGCGCTCGAAGCGCGCCCTCCCCACGCCCGAGGGCGATGCCTAGCCGCCGCGCCTTCCTCGCCGGCCTCGGCGCGGGCGGCCTCGGTGCCCTCGCGGGCTGTTCGGCGCTGAATCTCACGCGCGAGGAGACGCAGGACTCGCAGTCCGGCGACCCCCCGCTCCCGGACCGCCCGAGCGCCGTCTACTACCCCTCGCACGTCGACGGCATGCTGATGTCGGGGACGCAGACGCGCGGCGGGCTCGGGTGCGCGCTCACCTACACGCGCCCGCATCGCTTCTGGCTCGTCTCCGGTCGCGAGACCACGCGCGTCCCCGCGCGCGACGCCGCCGCCATCCACGTCATGCCCGTCGTCTGGCACGTCGAGACGGGCACGGTCCTCACCGACCGCACCCCCACGCTCCGCTTCCACGACGGCGACGCGCTCGTCACCGCCGACGCACCGTGGCCGATGCTCTCCCAGCGCATGGGCTTTCACTTCGGGGACAACGTCGTCCTCCCCGGCGACGGCGGCACCTACGACGTCAGCGTGCGCGTCGGCGCGCCCGCCGTCCGTCGCACCGGCGCGCTCGCCGGCGGCCCCGACGCCGTCACGTTCGACTT carries:
- a CDS encoding DUF7350 domain-containing protein, with product MPSRRAFLAGLGAGGLGALAGCSALNLTREETQDSQSGDPPLPDRPSAVYYPSHVDGMLMSGTQTRGGLGCALTYTRPHRFWLVSGRETTRVPARDAAAIHVMPVVWHVETGTVLTDRTPTLRFHDGDALVTADAPWPMLSQRMGFHFGDNVVLPGDGGTYDVSVRVGAPAVRRTGALAGGPDAVTFDFSLAYSQAELDAVSRRYRRDAGERGAVDPMGMEMLPAGGVPAPAALPGRVLGTATTGDAAVVATVLDGATAYGGDGSQRYLAVSIRTPYNRYPLPMTGLRAEIAGETHDLTETLDPELGHHYGVALDEAPDAVDVTVTTPPQVSRHEGYETAFLDMPAITIDATDGA